A genome region from Platichthys flesus chromosome 12, fPlaFle2.1, whole genome shotgun sequence includes the following:
- the si:ch211-132e22.4 gene encoding uncharacterized protein si:ch211-132e22.4 — translation MADTNTVTTTVPLLINSTSNATRSTSAQVATVINWLTFSIGLPAIGLAIYALKNLSKGLLLHSGNKIPIHVMFLLVSDVISFFGRPRVDEDMNSETILSSNATDFIFYFGVISNIALMLFIAHERHVSVSYPRCLGCCSRIRRFPAVALVAWAAPLAVLALAVLDYKLWFAVALLAPFPFLLFFALDSWRALMCSNHRTPERKRAVWGIGAIWANYTLLYIPFILSILLEALAFKEAVSYLGLVSHLLLYLSPLVDPFLYIFMTKGLTEVMQALPCWHHQKENRTPTVESVAEAVETRL, via the exons ATGGCCGACACTAACACGGTGACAACAACTGTGCCCCTCCTCATCAACAGCACCAGCAACGCCACCAGGTCGACCTCTGCACAGGTGGCCACGGTCATCAACTGGCTGACCTTCAGCATCGGGCTGCCCGCCATTGGACTGGCTATTTACGCCCTCAAGAATCTGTCCAAAGGTTTGTTGTTACATA GTGGCAATAAAATTCCCATCCACGTCATGTTCCTCCTGGTTTCTGACGTCATCAGTTTCTTCGGTCGCCCCCGTGTGGACGAGGACATGAACAGCGAGACCATCCTGTCCTCCAATGCCACAGACTTCATCTTCTACTTCGGTGTCATCTCCAACATCGCCCTTATGCTGTTTATAGCTCATGAGCGACACGTCTCAGTGTCTTACCCGCGGTGTCttggctgctgcagcagaatccGGCGGTTCCCTGCTGTGGCCCTGGTGGCGTGGGCTGCTCCGCTGGCCGTCCTCGCCCTGGCCGTGCTCGATTACAAACTCTGGTTTGCGGTGGCCCTCCTCGCCCctttccccttcctcctcttcttcgccCTGGACTCCTGGAGAGCCCTGATGTGCTCCAACCACCGGacaccagagaggaagagggcagTGTGGGGGATTGGTGCTATCTGGGCCAATTACACCCTCCTCTACATCCCCTTCATCCTCAGTATCCTGCTGGAGGCTCTGGCGTTTAAAGAGGCGGTGAGCTACCTGGGCCTGGTGTCTCACCTGCTGCTGTACCTCAGCCCTCTGGTCGACCCCTTCCTCTATATATTCATGACCAAAGGGCTCACGGAGGTGATGCAGGCGCTGCCCTGCTGGCACCATCAGAAGGAGAACAGGACGCCCACTGTGGAGTCTGTGGCTGAGGCTGTGGAGACGAGACTCTGA